In Planococcus citri chromosome 4, ihPlaCitr1.1, whole genome shotgun sequence, the genomic window AAGAATCACTGAGGACACTCGTATGACACGTAGAATTGTTCAAGAAGTGTACAATTGCAATTAGACTGCATTTTAAAGTAGTACGTAAGGGGAGAATGAAAAAcgtaattaattttagaaatattcatTAGACAAacaatacgaattttttttttttgtaaacatggGTTTTTACATACTCGTTATGggaaataggtatttaaaaaaagttaaacATATTTCGGTAATGATTACGTACGAAGTGTCAACCGtttgataaatttattgtaCGAAAGAAGCAATTAAGTGGTCTCCTACACATAGACCATGACTCGTAGATTTCTCAAGTACGTACGAGTTAAATTGTGTAGACGATTTCATTCAGAATACACCTATCTTAAAAAATTGTCTTATTAAGAGTAATAACTCGCAATAATGGGTTTTTTTTAACATTGTCAACTAAATTTAGATAAATTACACATTGATTCGTTCTGTTTTACGTCAAACGAAAGTTACCGGAACTAGATACCAATGGTGAAATAATTAGTCAGATTGCAgcattcaaaatatcaaaaataattctcCGGTAAACTCGAATTTTTCAGATTCCATCGAAATATTGAACTAAAACACCGATGCgcagaaaacaaaataaaaacactttattactaatttaaaaaaaaacaatacgagTACACCATGTACAAACATAAAACGAAATCATACAATATATATTACATCAGCATCGCTTCTTGTCCATGATTCAAGGAGTACCACCGAGGCAGCGATAATTATCAATAGATATCCGGTACTTTTCTCGATCCGAGACAGTAAAAAAGGTTTGGAAGAATTGTTTAGGAGGGTGATCTTTGAACCTGACTTGTCCTCCGGTCTTGATAACATAAGTTTTCTGATTGGGTACAGGGTTATTGTTAtctacaaaaacaaaacacgagTAAATTAATACGATGGCagagatgaaaataattttagcgGATTATCACGAATAACGTACCATGTATGCGCTGCATATCGAAGGAATATATTGTGTGGGTACACGGAGGTAGCTGGGTCAGGAACTGCTGGATTTTATCTGGTCCGACGTTCGATATCCCATTCCATACAAACAGTGCTTCGGGAAGATAGAGTCGAGCTATGCTTTGCTgcatataaaacaaaaaatagaattacTCTATTTGGCTGATAACATAAATATTCGAGGGATGAACGAATCGAATACTTACGTGTTGTTGTTTATCCAATTTCTCATAAtatattttaacaaattgttCGGCCGCATCTAATTCATTGGATGATTCCAATTTACTCTGAAATCATGACAAAATAGTGTGTTGAAACTTTGAACGAATCACATTTTCATCACTTCGATCTATCATTACTTACCGATTGCATTTGCAGTAGATCTTTACGGTCTTGAAACATGTTTTCGTAACACACAGCAACTCTTTCCAAGAAAGCGATAACGTACAAGCACAATAAATGGATACCGTTTACTTCGATTGATGCGATTCACATTCAAAATTACTACGTATAACGAAGCATCAAGCAGtcattaaataattattcaaacacGTGAAATGTGAATTAAATACTCAAAAAGAGACACATTTTACATCACCAAAATATTTccatattgaaaatttcaatcacacACAAATCATgaaatcacctttttttttgtaaacaaagcTGTGGGCAGATAAACCAACGTTGCCAGATtgatttctagaaaatttcacTTGCGCAGAACAATGTGCGCATGTTGGCGGCTGGTATGCTGCTTTGTTTCTTCCCCTATCTTCTTCACCTGCAGCCCACGTTTTTGTCCTAAGATAGGATGTATTCACATTCGACAGCAAAGTTAGACAGTTTAAATAGGATTTAAAAACTTAcaaatatatgaaaaaatcgccataaaaaataaattccgtAATACTTTAAAATATAACAGACTttcttataataaaatttaaccTGCTAATGAATTTAATTCgagtattttatgaaaaaaatgtattaaacaAAAAAGCACGCCGCCTTTGTTGAGACATCGTTGTATGAACACTCTTCTCTTTTAACCCCTCTTCTCTCTACAAACAACGCCAACTTTAACTAGGAAACAATCCCACGTACCTACACAACGCCATTTACCTAGCGCAATTAAATAGGATGTGTTGAAATAATttcggtatttttcaaaattttaatcatttttttgttgttggtGTTTTTAGAATTTAGCGGTATTTCGcggatattgaatttttataaatttctgcGATATATTGCGTTAGAAAAATGGTGATTTCGTGTTCGGCGTACGCTTGCTCTAACAAATGGAGTCGTGATTCTCCCATTCATTTTCATAAGTAAGTAGAAGCTTGGTAACTCGATAGACAGATGgttagaaaatcaatttttctcgtCCATGTGACGTGTTTTTGATTATATTATGCCGGTAATTAGTATTAATGTAGTGCAAATAGTCGATTTAATTTGTCCTTAGCGAGGTGAACACAGTTGACAAGTACGTGCGTTTGTTTTGTGTAGGTTTCCGTTCAGAAGCCGCTCGTTATGCGAGAAATGGGTTAGAGCGCTAAAACGTAAAGATTTCGTACCGACAAAAGCCAGTTTAGTATGCAGCGATCATTTTCGAGACGATGATTACGTCGAAAGAGCCGGACTAACGAAACGAATGCTCAAGAAAGATGCGGTGCCTTCTATATTCAATTTCCCAGTGCATTTGGGAGGTGATATGTCTCAAAACCATGTACTTAAGAAAAGAAAATCCGGCAATACTTTCAGGAGAAAAGAACTTATCGATATGGATAACATTGATTCAGTGAGTTCATTGTTAATGTtagttgcaaagttgatttaaaatcTTAATATTAGTTTCTCGATAACTTACAGTTGATCCACGAATTGGAAGTGTTAGAAGATAACGAAATGAAAAGGGTAAGCGCCGAAGAAGTTAATTGCGAAGTTTATTTGGACGACGAAGAGAAAAACGATAGCTTGAATGTATCGTTGAACCACGATTCGATGGAAATTTGTGATGGTATAACTAATATGTATAATatagaagaagaagacgatTTATTAGAAATGGCTGAAGCCGACGAAGAAGATCAATGTTACATTATGGGCAGTATTTGGGGAGAAAGATTGAAACTATTGTCCGAAGATATCAGATCACGAGTTCGAGAAATCATTAACCAAGTATTTAAAGAAGCTCAGAAAGGAACGCTTAGTGATAAAATAGCTTCGTTGGAGCGCTGAAGTAAAGTAAAGACATAATGTATCAATGTTCGTATTGGAAATGTAATTCTTGTGTAACTACCTTTTTGATCATACACTGATTAACTTCTCATACTATAATTACGATCGTCGTTAACATGGTGTATAATTTTCTCCTACGAAAGAATTACATTCCTAATTTTAATGCTGTGGTTGGTTGGTTTTGTAATCTATGTCCTTTTTAACATGTGGTAgccttttttttccattttttccccccTTCTAAATTATGCTTATCGTTGATTCTTCATACTGGCTGGTATATGTATATGAAATCAAGTTTAAGCATTATTATACCCGTACGTGTCATATGGAAAAGATGAGATTTGAACTCGTCTAATTTGTATTCCAGCTGCACGCTTCCATGTGTTTCTATTCGTATTAATTTATGTAGTACGTAAATACTTTTAATGCGGAATAAGTTTATGTTGACAATtctgtattttgatttttttttacgttgtgttcgtatttatttttattttattgacaTTTCCTAATAAAAGTAACTCATTTGTATTAAATtgtgttatcattttttaaaaattcattttcatatcaacttgtgaaaatttcatagtATTATTGaatacatcattttttgaaaaatcgaaagctGAGGGGAAAGTAGTTGGAATGCTGAGAATGCTGTCGtctttcattttattgtaaTCTTGATAATTGGTGTCAACTGTTGgcaatcaaaagttcaaattgaaatgaGGTATTCTATTAATTTGTTCGCAAACGTTGGCTTTTTTAATGAGATATAAATTGAATACAGGATCGAGTAATGATATTTGAATTAACCAAGGACTTAGAAGAAACTTCGTATTTTCACGGTCGTTgtattctgatatttttttacgTTCGTCGTTCTGTCATTTCAAGTCAAAGAAGGAAagatgtatttcaattttcaattaatacTTCCTGAAATCAGCTATAGTAATAGCAATGTCAGCTTATGGCTATGGTTAATTGCAGTGGTAACGTTTACAGATATGAGATATGGCCATGGCATAGCATGGGTGATTTTTCCTTcgaattcaacaaaaataatgcGCAGGGACAGTTGTCCTGGCGAccacgtcgaaaaaaaaataaaaaggtcgCCAAGAAAGACTACCATCTGGTAGAAATTTGCTAGTTGACATAGCTTGGAACTGatttatggtattttatatTCACATTCATGattaaaaatagtcaaaattattcaaaaactaaaaactaaaccaatctagaaaaaaatattaaaaaatttaaattttaaaaaagataaaaatagcGTGGTAATTACCAGTTTAATAACCAGTAATTACAAGaaaaagttgttgttttttcaaaagcaacgttgccaaatttttcaatccaataCACTAGCGCTTTCACGGATTGaagaaaaaccaatttttatcaaactcGAACCTCATTGGTCAACCGGGTTTTTGCAATGTTATCAGTATTTCtgcataatttttatgaaaaaaacaaaaaaatcatctgaatTTCTGAAAGAAATATGAATTTGTATGGATTCTCTCGTGAAATTATCTGACTTCCGTTAgtgatatgaaaattgaaaaatggaaactcAAGACAAGAAGGATTCCCTGAAGTAAGATCTCATAAGTCATTCACTTATCATGAACATTGACGAACAGCTATCTTCACTGAAAACTGAATCTTTGTCATTTTACAGACGTTTATCTCATGGACGtcgaaatgtcaaatttttcgatattacCGGACACACTTTGGTGCATCCTTTGTCATACAATCTGCAaggatttcaaaaacaaatcatcATGTCAGCGGTTTTCAAAAACACTCTGATAAGCTTACCTCTTGGTTAGTATCATGTTCGAAATGCATTTTATTATTCGATGAACATTCATTTAATGTACTTTTTCAGGACTGGGAATGCCCTTCTTGGCATCTGTAGTAGTTTTTAACTTTCAAAGATGGTTCTTGAATGCCAAAATTGTTATGCTGAGTCAAACCAAAAGCTGTATTGTCGAACAAATAAACGCTTTGAATTCTCATACGACATTAACTAGTGATTCGTACAGTGATCTCTATGGTAAGCTTGAAACATATTACTCCGAGTTATTCTATCAAAATCTTACCGTTTTGTTTTATACAGGCAATACTACCACTGATAACGAAGCTGCGTGGAATAAACCAATTATACTTTCAACGCCGGTTAAATTTCTCGATAGTATCAAAACGAAAATGTGTAAAGTTGATGACTTGATTTTATTAATTGTTTACGAGACGACTAAAGTAACCAAATGTCAAGAATACAAAGAGGTAatacatttttcttgaaaaaatcaacgtaCTTTtcttcgatcatttttcatgacaAATGCTTCATTCCAGATTATGGATTTATTGACCGGTTTAAACTTCAGAGTGAATGTGTTTATTGAAGGAGGCGGATTTAGTACAAAATCTCTGAAACAAGTaaacctatttttattttattttgcaatGTTCACAAGAAGTAGTATTTGtcattgaattaaattttcaggtgATAGAGACGTTCAGCATATCTCTGATTGAATTTCGTAACTTGTCTTCTCCTGATGTAATGGAGTGTACATTTCGTTCAGAAATAGAATCAGTTTCTTTAGAAATATCGCAGCATATGAGTAGTATCAAAGATGCTTTTTATACTGTAAGTACATTTTGCAATGAACTaaaatatgttttcaatttcatgattatttttttgttcattttttttttacaggtttaCGAAAAATATGGTAAATTACTAAAAGATGCTAGAGTTATCAACGGTAACGTAGCGAGTTTTACCAAGAATCAAGTGAGTTCTTACTGATGGCGAAATAATAAGTATTCTATGTTGAAAAATAACTCGTTGTATTTGTTATTTCAGATACAAAAAGCCAGAGAAAAGTTCATCAAGGCACCGCCACCAAATATGAACAAAGAATCTCAGCAAAACTTGCTCGATGGCATGACAATGTGTTCGTTTTTAAGCGTAGGAATAGAAATATTGCATAATTGGGGTGTTCGATCGTTCTACAATTATTTATTTGGTAATTACTCTATATTCAATGTTCATTTTAGTTACAATTTATTCACTATTAATCGATGACTGTGCATTTCAGACGAAAACAAAGATGGCGAATTAAAACGATTAATTGTAAAAGATGAACATTTAAAGAATCAGATGAAATTACTAAACGAATACTTAAAATCGAATGGGAAAAAGAtggttaataatttttattactcGAGATAAAGTTATCATCTGTACAGTTTGTTCATTCGATGTATTTTGTTTTAGGAATCGTTGATGAGTAAAATAGTTCATCCAAAACTTGtatatttgaagaatttaattttACGATCTTTCTCTGAGGCTGAAAACAACATTGAGggttttcgaattttaatcTTTTGCTCGGTACGATTTTAAACTCGGTgatttctgaataaaaaaaaaacagataaatttttcatttatttttttttcgtagatgGATGAAATCGTAGACGACATCGATCGTTTAATTTCAAACTTGCCAAGTTTCATCAGACACCAGTGTGTTAAAACCAAGTCGAAATCGTTTAGTAATACCAATGAATACAAGGTAAGTAGCTAAGTActaattataataaaatgatGATCGTCTCAAAATGAATTGTTCTCATTTTCTGTCCAATTGTTCTGTAGGAagttgtgcaaaatttcaacggAGGCGTTATCAACATCTTAGCGGTGAACAATTTGGTTGAAGAAATTAGTGATCTAAAGGCCAATCTAATCATCTCTTTGGAACCGAGCAAACCTTTGCTTAGATTTTCAGATCCTAGATTTTATCGTGGTCCTGATAAATGCTTTTTCGTGTTGACAAAAGGAAACGAATATTATGTGAGTATTACaatctcaaattttacaaatgcgTTGTTCTCTcagtaattattttaaatttgtatttcagaaatttgaatcattacttaatgaaaaaaagaacgaacAAAAATCTGTCGACTTACCTGTAGTGGATGAAGTTTTACAAAACAGTCCCTCCTTGTTTCCcgaaggtacaaaaaaaaaatacttgaattgtcatatcaactgaaaaaaaaaagcttaataCATTTTTAAACATCGAAATAACAACACCTTTTCATTCCAGGATTTAATCCAGACTTCGAAGGTACCAGCGTCGGTCCTCTAACTCGCAAAGCCGACCAATCTGGCACTCAAAAAACTACCATCATGAATTATTTAAAACCCTCTAACGAAGGGAAATCGAGAAAAAGCGATTCTATTTTCAACGACAGCGATTTCGTTGACTCAagtatgacatttttttaaaaccgtaGCATCCTCAAGTTGATACTTTATttaatttagataatttttcaggtatttttgtGCCAAACAATACTCGAAAAACATCACCAGAGCGGTGCTTATCACCTCCTTTGTTTCAAAGCAAATCGAAGATATCTGTTGTGAAATCGCCTGATGTCGTTAAAAATGACCTTAAAGACACCGACGACTTTTATTACATTAGTCCGCAGCCAGTTCCTTTCGTCGAACAAGAAGCTAACTCGAATGCATTCAAAGTTGACGACGATTCGTTCGACGATTTAATTCTGGATTTTTCGGTAGCTCAACGTAATCAAGTTAAAAGTAAACCTGCGAAGAAAGAGGAAACCAATAACAGTCAATCGAGTGACAAAGAGAATTTCAATTTAGGAGACAGCGACAGTGTATCATCCAAATGGACGAACGATATGGACCATGACAGGTTTAAAGTACCAGAAACGAATACCAAAATGTCTATTGCTTCGAGATTGCTTGCACTACGAGATTGTGCGGCGAATCTTCCTCTAGAATTGGACATGCCTTCGTCGTCACCTGAAAGTATCACGAATTCAAAACCACCATCTCCGGTGTCCAAATCGTCTTCGGTTATTGAATTCGAGTACGACGATATTTTCGAGGATGTGGATTTAAGCAGTTTGCAAAAAAGGGCGAGTAAGGAGAACTCGTTCATTGGAGGTACCAAAGATAATACTCGATCGAGTACGAATAGTCGTATCGATATAGTGAATAACGCAGAACAAACGCCATTGTCGAAATATGGGTTTAAAAGCATCACGTCATCGCGAAGTTCCAAAGATAATACTCGAACGAGTGGAAATTCCCGTAGCAGTATCGATTTTGTGAATGAAACGAGACCAAATCCGAGTCCAGGGCAGAAATTCAGGTTCAAAGAGAGATCGTTATTTGGAGGCTACAAAGAAGATGCTCGAATTGGTGAAAATTCTCGTGCCAGTATCAGCGTTGTGCATGACACGGTACAAAATCCTGGCTCGTTGCAGAAAAACAGGCTCGCAGAGACATCGTTATTTGACAGCTCCAAAGATGAGACACCAATCAGGGTAAACTCTCGTTCTAGTATCGATTTCGTGAATGAAACTAGACTGAACCCGAGCTCAGGGCAGAAATTTGCGTTCAAAAAGACATCGTTATTTGGAAGCTCTAAAGAAGAGACTCGAATTGGTGAAAATTCTCGTACCGGTATCAGCGTTGTGCACGACACAATACAGAATCCTGGCACACTACAGAAAAACAAGCTCGCAGAGACATGGCTATATGAAAGCTCTAAAGAAGATTCAGGAACCAATGTAAATCCGCGTACTAGTATCGATATTGTGAATGAGACCAGACCAAACCCGAGTCAAATGCAGAAATTCAGATTCAAACAAAGATCGTTATTCGGAGGTTCCAAAGATGATACACGAACGAGTGCAAATCCTTGTTCCAGTATCCAGAAAGACAGAGTCATGGACGTGTCGTTATTCGAAAACTCCAAAGCTGATACCCGCACCAATGCAAATTCTCGTACCAGTATCGATTTTATTGACGAGACGAGGCGAAATTCAAGCCCATTGAAAAAATCCAGGTTCGAAGAGATGTCATTATTTGGAAACTCCagagaaaatactcgtaccaaCGGATATTCTCGTACCAGTGTCGATTTTGTGGATGAGACGAGACGAAATTCAAGCCCACCGCAAGCAGAATTATTCGCAGATATGTCActatttgaaaacttcaaagaaGATTCGCGATTGAGTAAACATTCACGTACC contains:
- the Nxt1 gene encoding NTF2-related export protein, which encodes MFQDRKDLLQMQSSKLESSNELDAAEQFVKIYYEKLDKQQHQSIARLYLPEALFVWNGISNVGPDKIQQFLTQLPPCTHTIYSFDMQRIHDNNNPVPNQKTYVIKTGGQVRFKDHPPKQFFQTFFTVSDREKYRISIDNYRCLGGTP
- the LOC135844526 gene encoding peroxynitrite isomerase THAP4-like isoform X2 gives rise to the protein MVISCSAYACSNKWSRDSPIHFHKFPFRSRSLCEKWVRALKRKDFVPTKASLVCSDHFRDDDYVERAGLTKRMLKKDAVPSIFNFPVHLGGDMSQNHVLKKRKSGNTFRRKELIDMDNIDSLIHELEVLEDNEMKRVSAEEVNCEVYLDDEEKNDSLNVSLNHDSMEICDGITNMYNIEEEDDLLEMAEADEEDQCYIMGSIWGERLKLLSEDIRSRVREIINQVFKEAQKGTLSDKIASLER
- the LOC135844526 gene encoding uncharacterized protein LOC135844526 isoform X1, with product MVISCSAYACSNKWSRDSPIHFHKFPFRSRSLCEKWVRALKRKDFVPTKASLVCSDHFRDDDYVERAGLTKRMLKKDAVPSIFNFPVHLGGDMSQNHVLKKRKSGNTFRRKELIDMDNIDSFLDNLQLIHELEVLEDNEMKRVSAEEVNCEVYLDDEEKNDSLNVSLNHDSMEICDGITNMYNIEEEDDLLEMAEADEEDQCYIMGSIWGERLKLLSEDIRSRVREIINQVFKEAQKGTLSDKIASLER
- the Fancm gene encoding uncharacterized protein Fancm; amino-acid sequence: METQDKKDSLKRLSHGRRNVKFFDITGHTLVHPLSYNLQGFQKQIIMSAVFKNTLISLPLGLGMPFLASVVVFNFQRWFLNAKIVMLSQTKSCIVEQINALNSHTTLTSDSYSDLYGNTTTDNEAAWNKPIILSTPVKFLDSIKTKMCKVDDLILLIVYETTKVTKCQEYKEIMDLLTGLNFRVNVFIEGGGFSTKSLKQVIETFSISLIEFRNLSSPDVMECTFRSEIESVSLEISQHMSSIKDAFYTVYEKYGKLLKDARVINGNVASFTKNQIQKAREKFIKAPPPNMNKESQQNLLDGMTMCSFLSVGIEILHNWGVRSFYNYLFDENKDGELKRLIVKDEHLKNQMKLLNEYLKSNGKKMESLMSKIVHPKLVYLKNLILRSFSEAENNIEGFRILIFCSMDEIVDDIDRLISNLPSFIRHQCVKTKSKSFSNTNEYKEVVQNFNGGVINILAVNNLVEEISDLKANLIISLEPSKPLLRFSDPRFYRGPDKCFFVLTKGNEYYKFESLLNEKKNEQKSVDLPVVDEVLQNSPSLFPEGFNPDFEGTSVGPLTRKADQSGTQKTTIMNYLKPSNEGKSRKSDSIFNDSDFVDSSIFVPNNTRKTSPERCLSPPLFQSKSKISVVKSPDVVKNDLKDTDDFYYISPQPVPFVEQEANSNAFKVDDDSFDDLILDFSVAQRNQVKSKPAKKEETNNSQSSDKENFNLGDSDSVSSKWTNDMDHDRFKVPETNTKMSIASRLLALRDCAANLPLELDMPSSSPESITNSKPPSPVSKSSSVIEFEYDDIFEDVDLSSLQKRASKENSFIGGTKDNTRSSTNSRIDIVNNAEQTPLSKYGFKSITSSRSSKDNTRTSGNSRSSIDFVNETRPNPSPGQKFRFKERSLFGGYKEDARIGENSRASISVVHDTVQNPGSLQKNRLAETSLFDSSKDETPIRVNSRSSIDFVNETRLNPSSGQKFAFKKTSLFGSSKEETRIGENSRTGISVVHDTIQNPGTLQKNKLAETWLYESSKEDSGTNVNPRTSIDIVNETRPNPSQMQKFRFKQRSLFGGSKDDTRTSANPCSSIQKDRVMDVSLFENSKADTRTNANSRTSIDFIDETRRNSSPLKKSRFEEMSLFGNSRENTRTNGYSRTSVDFVDETRRNSSPPQAELFADMSLFENFKEDSRLSKHSRTNIDAVDDTRQNPVSAKSPIFSAKKSSLMLSKTNHVPLKDRSASIHFDSSFELDDDFTIEKLCFDKPPVEEKRSPEFSPKNKPIESIQKDDSSGENEEVEEKLPDTANIDDWDPDCDLFEDENAEEDIATLLKDPVSIKTSTPISKPKITPAETSPIVTSAPMIDLVSPRKNPDDRTNFTERKKPPESTSTLTELPKPNRSHKNLATTCDINISDNCRKKAISNSFFSNFSSALKQRCEKNQIARNALASTKPPKTDDDDSDDFPWMKNTTKPPEKPKVTAKPDDEPLFPWLKKSPAKPPPPASSSNNSCSSWLKKSPVYVPCSASSDSPKASTTSANSSPSFIPNTVVGRASCSISDSPSIAHSTPDFKKPGPFLIRSSASRSAHSSSGSDQKSVGGENSPEPRMIKKRKKKTNLKRNLAIQFIDNEAEVSSDASNDTTSEETSNVSYEHDSFIDDEVMNKNNTYSHYLKSIKSPGSQQGRFHIPVLSESKLRANVCSQMDYYDQTYQQDSFCVDDVEEQDSEYVPSVLTQMEDKLRFKTNKTKRIQQVSSGEDSSNEEKSNATVRQKKKHRKRIMCFSSSDSDDAK